The following proteins are encoded in a genomic region of Sorangiineae bacterium MSr12523:
- a CDS encoding DUF4259 domain-containing protein has translation MGAWGHGPFDNDGALDWVSWAEDDTNAAIDSALEQATGAAYLDVDQGSAAVAAAALIAAARDGDMAGLPEDVAALAQDWQPDDTHAARALAALAAVVGAQSELASLWREGTTAAAWEATIERLRERLLRSPPG, from the coding sequence ATGGGCGCATGGGGACACGGGCCGTTCGACAATGACGGCGCACTCGATTGGGTCAGTTGGGCCGAGGACGATACGAATGCGGCCATCGATTCCGCGTTGGAGCAGGCCACGGGCGCCGCTTACCTCGATGTAGACCAAGGCTCGGCCGCCGTGGCAGCCGCGGCGCTCATCGCGGCGGCGCGTGATGGCGATATGGCAGGTCTGCCCGAGGATGTGGCAGCCTTGGCGCAAGATTGGCAGCCGGACGACACTCACGCAGCCCGCGCACTCGCAGCCTTGGCGGCCGTCGTGGGGGCGCAGTCCGAGCTTGCTTCGCTCTGGCGCGAAGGCACGACCGCGGCCGCGTGGGAGGCGACGATCGAGCGCCTTCGCGAGCGCCTGCTTCGTTCGCCGCCCGGGTGA
- a CDS encoding immunity 26/phosphotriesterase HocA family protein, with the protein MARRKIAPRFGDVFEIPLSDGDIAYGHVLRGNLVGFYDVKSAVRLPVEKVVRNGVAFRIVCAIDAIQGGKWPIVGNASPPSPMVEPIRFWRSTAPGFIFMYEWRANESDEEQRVTETEIVGLEESVIWSSFAVVERLELFFRGERDPRVVIG; encoded by the coding sequence ATGGCTCGCCGAAAAATTGCGCCTCGATTTGGAGACGTCTTCGAAATCCCACTGAGCGACGGGGACATTGCTTATGGACACGTTCTACGTGGGAATTTGGTGGGTTTCTATGACGTGAAAAGTGCAGTCAGACTCCCTGTCGAGAAGGTAGTCCGAAATGGCGTTGCGTTCCGAATCGTGTGTGCGATCGATGCCATTCAGGGTGGAAAATGGCCGATTGTTGGAAATGCTTCTCCTCCGTCACCAATGGTTGAGCCTATTCGCTTTTGGCGATCAACGGCGCCGGGTTTCATCTTCATGTACGAATGGCGTGCGAACGAGAGTGATGAGGAACAGCGCGTTACCGAGACCGAGATCGTCGGGCTCGAAGAGTCCGTCATTTGGAGCTCATTCGCGGTGGTCGAGCGCCTGGAGCTCTTTTTCCGCGGCGAGCGGGATCCGCGCGTTGTGATCGGGTGA